A single region of the Vicia villosa cultivar HV-30 ecotype Madison, WI linkage group LG4, Vvil1.0, whole genome shotgun sequence genome encodes:
- the LOC131597161 gene encoding uncharacterized protein LOC131597161 produces MAVSSRPQSVDHMSLASTQAFTPLLSSHTFPSGVPPSFQYSAVPPSFQHPGVPPSFQQAAGPSFPFTHTGVPPPSFPFAHTGMPSSFQHTGGSGFSYPMQMTSSFQHTGGSSSTPPTQAGRSPSPRPTQAGRSPRPRPTQAGRSPSPRPTQVGGSRTPHPTHVPAREVDEAVDEIDGADLRGRDDPDEIHVIDGRFWIQPEGSNFTPSRTAARVVSYIIQQMYKSAFKSYGDVKNKDEWFRMFKEKCVWDPLSEKSVQKVFNTRCSKRMSDMLRRVRENHELHGIRPNWIGEEVFHDLVTYWRSPEFRAKSETFKKMRASEKGGCVNTVGSISTAEHARRLAKELGRKPLMPELISRTRTRRSGGFVDERTKLYLEDYDRRLAIFLENNPQFMPAEGEPLNADVDHYIWCEVIKEKGPNGCFFGAGNLAASYRRGDRNLFQRLQDGEGGSRQPNLTQEQTELVRQLARRESEAQIEMMRKKQADMEEQHARQMEGIMKKQAEMEEQMRRFMQGGGNYSNAPPQEPEDDGVADDFNPDNYFPDDAS; encoded by the exons ATGGCCGTGTCTTCCCGCCCTCAGAGTGTTGATCATATGTCTTTAGCCAGTACTCAGGCTTTTACcccattactctcctcccacACATTCCCGTCTGGGGTACCACCATCCTTCCAGTACTCAGCggtaccgccatccttccagcatcctggtgtgcccccgtccttccagcaggcggcaggacctagctttccattcacacatactggtgtgcccccgcccagctttccattcgcccatactggcatgccttcatccttccagcataCTGGAGGATCTGGTTTCTCATATCCCATGCAGATGACTTCCTCCTTTCAGCATACGGGAGGATCCAGTAGTACAcctccgacacaggctggacgatctcctagtccacgccccacacaggctggacgatctccccgtccacgtccgacacaggctggacgatctcctagtccacgccccacacaggttggaggctcacgcaccccacatcccacacatgtaccagcacgtgaggttgatgaggcagttgatgagatagatggagctgatcttcgtgggagggatgatccTGATGAGATTCATGTGATTGACGGCAGATTTTGGATTCAGcccgaaggaagcaa ttttacgccgagtcggacagctgctagggttgttagctatataattcagcagatgtataaatcagcttttaagagctatggggacgtcaaaaataaagatgaatggtttagaatgtttaag gagaaatgtgtgtgggatcctttgagtgaaaaaagtgttcagaaagttttcaacaccagatgctctaaaagaatgtctgatatgctgcggAGAGTAAGGGAGAATCATGAGCTTCATGGCATCCGTCCTAActggataggcgaggaggtttttcatgatcttgttacatattggaggagtccagaattccgggctaaatcagaaacttttaagaagatgagggcatctgaaaagggcggttgtgtcaacacagttggaagtattagcaccgccgagcatgcccgacgattg gctaaggagttggggagaaaaccattgatgcctgagctgatttcgaggacccggacaaggagatcgggaggttttgtcgacgagcgcacgaagttgtatctt GAAGATTATGATAGGCGActtgccatttttctggaaaataatcctcaattcatgccagcagagggggagccgctaaatgcggatgttgatcactatatctggtgtgaggttattaaagaaaaaggacctaatggttgcttttttggtgctggaaatttggcggccagctatagacgtggtgaccgcaatctgtttcaaagacttcaggatggagagggtggatcgcgtcaaccaaatctgacacaggaacaaactgaattagtaaggcaattggcgagacgcgaaagtgaggcccagatcgagatgatgcggaagaagcaggctgatatggaggagcagcatgcgcgacagatggagggcattatgaagaagcaagctgagatggaggagcagatgagacggtttatgcaaggaggtggaaattacagtaatgctcctcctcaagagccggaggatgacggggtggctgatgattttaatccggataattattttccggatgatgcgtcttga
- the LOC131594777 gene encoding uncharacterized protein LOC131594777, which produces MGLSLVIFPVFLCIITAVIGLPYEHQKITSLPFNKEESGGIAYKWNYMVENQCKQHQYVSSEGEGAPTCFASTDCPTAPELCDHFCKITLAASGGYCRNGEGTCCCNKI; this is translated from the exons ATGGGTTTGTCATTGGTGATTTTTCCAGTTTTCCTCTGCATTATAACGGCTGTTATTGGTCTTCCTTATGAACATCAGAAG ATTACATCTTTGCCGTTCAACAAGGAAGAAAGTGGAGGAATAGCTTATAAGTGGAACTATATGGTTGAAAATCAGTGCAAGCAACATCAATATGTTTCATCAG AAGGAGAAGGAGCACCAACATGCTTTGCATCGACTGATTGTCCGACCGCCCCAGAGTTGTGTGATCACTTCTGCAAAATTACACTAGCCGCTAGTGGTGGATATTGTAGAAATGGGGAGGGCACATGTTGTTGCAACAAGATATAA